The proteins below are encoded in one region of Acanthochromis polyacanthus isolate Apoly-LR-REF ecotype Palm Island chromosome 4, KAUST_Apoly_ChrSc, whole genome shotgun sequence:
- the LOC110950137 gene encoding angiopoietin-related protein 3-like, with the protein MKMPQLLILLLTILLHVASGFPTDRRGRDKHASWDDVNVVAHGLLQLGQGLKEHVDKTKAQMKDVSATLKAFNSTVAELERRQQEQDEALRAKAKEVEERERLAAGLAEEVKVKVEEVKKETQDIHSRMDRLEEVLTESTLDSNSSNHTGVPFIQRLVAAQNRRIDQLVEKIQQQQDKLEKQSLHLQALQSKVALKRVKSHRRRHEGTALRGKAERISNRSDLVQQLR; encoded by the exons ATGAAGATGCCTCAGCTGCTCATCCTCCTCCTGACCATTTTGCTGCACGTGGCGTCCGGTTTCCCCACCGACAGGAGAGGACGGGACAAACACGCCTCCTGGGACGATGTGAACGTTGTGGCCCACGGCCTCCTGCAGCTCGGCCAGGGTCTGAAGGAGCACGTGGACAAGACAAAAGCCCAGATGAAAGATGTCAGCGCCACACTGAAAGCCTTCAACAGCACAGTGGCTGAACTGGAGAGGAGGCAGCAGGAGCAAGATGAAGCTCTGAGGGCCAAAgccaaggaggtggaggagagggagaggctgGCAGCAGGGCTGGCTGAGGAGGTGAaggtgaaggtggaggaggtgaagaaggagACTCAGGACATCCACTCCAGGATGGACAGACTGGAAGAAGTGCTCACAGAGTCGACACtggacagcaacagcagcaatcACACAGGAGTCCCATTTATCCAG CGGTTGGTGGCAGCTCAGAACAGACGCATCGACCAGCTGGTGGAGAAAATCCAGCAGCAACAAGACAAACTTGAGAAGCAGAGTCTGCACCTACAAGCGCTGCAGAGCAAG GTTGCACTTAAGAGAGTAAAATCTCACAGACGGAGACATGAGGGGACGGCACTGAGGGGCAAGGCCGAGCGGATCTCCAATCGATCAG atttggttcAGCAGCTGCGGTGA